The segment atacacaaaaataagaattatgtcacaaataatCTTTTCTGATATTCATTTGGAATTCAATAAGAATCAAGTAAGAACTGTGTGCTTTCTACATATTTTTATGTTGCGTTAGAATTGTTATTGTTATGTAGAAATATTTCAtacttatatgaaaatatgtatagaTATAGGACAGTCTCCAGGAAATATAAACAATAGAACCCATAGTGCTTGCTAAAACAGTGGTtgcgtaatatttataatatcattAGAATGTTTCCATAGCAACATATTCTTGACCTACTTCCCACGGCATATGAGCATATACATTCACGAACAATAATAAGTATCAATTCAcatacaataattatttttgaagtaaAACTAAGCTAATGAAATTGATATAAACAGAAATGGAATCTTCATGTATATCTCTTAAATTTTGTTGAATGGTCCTCTTTAACTTCTTTtttaaccgaagacaatattatggtCCTCTTTAATTACAggggcaaatgaaaaaaaatctttcacttccaaaattaaaatttgtgacTACTGATTAGCATGTTTACTGCTGTATGGGGCCGAAAGACATAAGAAGTATGGTTAACTGCGAGTGTGAAGGTATTAACTTAGTTGCTGTAGTAAAGGCATTAAGGAACAGGGGGTTAGTCTCCTGCTTCCAGCCGGGCATACCTACACTACACCTACATGTCTCCGTAGTCACACAAGAAAGAATAGGCAAATAATAAAAACTTCAAGTGAGGAAAACTTATACAGAATTAAGAATACAAATATGTATTTCTCTTACCATAAACTTGTTCCTTGTTGATAATAATGCCAGTGTGGTCCCCTCCGGCCACATGTATCTTGTCGCTGGCCTCCGCTTGCACGATTTTCCGCTCAACCACAAGAGTTGTGGAGGTGGCCGTCTTGCACTTTGGCGTCATTATCACTTTCTCTTCTATATTGTCTGCCATTTTTATGTCTAAAAAATAGAAGTAACATATACTGTGTTTTTGAACAGTGTAGATTCCAAGAATTTCTTTCCCAGGTTTATGATTAATTTAGGTGGAATACTTTTCGTATATAGGTTTTTTGATACAAAGACTATAAATGAAAATAGGTACTCCATTTGGAACATATTAGTTAATTTACAAAGCCTGTTCTTTGGAAAGCCTATCAATTGGAGAGTTAATTAATAATGTGCATTAGGTTAATTAAACACACCCTCCTATAAAATAAACCGGCCACTAACATTGAAATAAATTCAAGTGTAAATTGAGCCAAATCAAAACTTTATTATGTCAAAGAGATTATGCTTTCATATAAGAATAATAATCCCAAAATTCGTGACAATTGCTTGTTCCCGCCTCAATAAGACACTGATGACTCACTTCTTTCTTTAATATTATGACGAATGGTACAGAGTTGCACCGGCACCACACTACTAAAAGATGTAGGAGGTCACTTATACTAAGCTATGATTATAAGGCAGGACTATCGAGCGAAGTATTACAAGGCGAGCCTGTTTTGATACAAACTATGATCAAAAACAAAGCGAAACTAATGTGAAATTAGCTAATTAGAAATAAAACGATGTGATGTAATGGGGTATAAATATATGTCTTGGTTTCATTACCTGTGTATTTTTATCGCTTCCGAGTTgaatgaaaaacaaaacaaacaatccTTTCTAATCAAGATCACGAGTAAATGGTACCACAACCTAACGTTGCAATTTCTAATCTGACACTGTCCTGTCAGCTCAGACTGTCACTCTGTCAAAGTCAATGACAATCATTTGACACTGATGACAGCAGAACTTTTTTTGTCTATCTGGACAGGCTAAGACAAATGAGCCATACTGCCTGCTCTTAGATTAAATTTTACAAGTAATTTTACGCAATAAGTATCAAATTTGTCGCATAGGTGtagtcaaaataataatatttaactgAACTGGCTGGTATGACTGAACATACCTCAGACCGAATCACAAATCGAGGCTGATATGTGGAACGTCCGTCTGTTAtgccacagaataaataataatgttacgTTACGCATAAAAAAGTCAGACAAATGACAAGTCAAGTCAGTCGTGTCAAGCTATTTTCTAACCTCTCCTATTTAATTGTAATAAATTCGTAAAAATGCTATTTAAAGTTACTTTTTTcgctttatttttaagtataatAAATGCACAAAGTGAAGTTCTACAAACAGTTAGTGACGACGAGTTACTTCAATTGATAAAGGAAAGGGAAAAACTTATCGTATTGTTCAGTAAGTATTTGTTTCTTCTAGTTTTACCAAAATATACTATTCAGTTAATGTAAATAATTGTGATTGTGATCGTCCAATTAATGCAtatcaataatattattgcgaTCCTGATTTGTTAGTAGCATTTAGTAAATCTTGAATTATTTCTACCAGAGTTTGTAATAGTTAAACTAAGTTTAAAACTTTTGTATTTCAGCCAAACCTGATTGTGATGTATGTACGAAGCTGAACAACAATTTAGAAGGACTAAAGGAAGACTTCAAGAAGCATTTAAATGCAGATACTGTTAAAGTTGTGAACAGCCATCTGGCCAGGCTGTACAGCCCAACCAAGGAACCTGCAATTGTCTTCTTTAGACATGGAATACCTTTGTTATACAGTGGTAAGATATTTAAAAtgctttttataataaaatataaaggtcTTATTTATATGTTCAGGTGTTGTAAGTGAGAGCAAAACATTTGAGCTTGTTTTAAATGTTTTGTAAATTGTGAAACAATGGGAAAATTAAGGAGTTCCGTCAAACCAACTATTACCATGAAAGATTGCAAGATAGCATCTGTTTTGAATAATGCAACACTTTCTATTTTGCTACACTATCTATGGGATTGAAGTCTTTAGCCACAGTATGTTGAGCAAATTctgagatatttttttctatacTCAGGTTATAGCCCAgggatattattttaatgaattcAAATTACAACAAAACCTTGATAAAAAACGAATGAAGACAGTTTAATTATAAAGTCTTATCAGttattatagtaattatttttaaatgcacTGGTGATAAAGGTTGAAATGCTTTTCCTCTTATCTGTCATATTAAAGTTTTAATCAATTTGTGACATTCCTTAGAAAAGGTTCCTTTTTTTTATGGTTAGCATATGTAACAATCTCTCATTTATCAGACTATATATTATGCTGTGTAGAATGTTTTCATGCTAAATGAAAAGTTTATTTCTGTTCTAATTATCTATTATCTTGTCTGTCCAGGTGAGCCTGATGAAAATGAAATCTACGGGTTCTTGGAAAAGAACCAATCACCGGCCGTCAAAGAACTCAATGATAAAATCTTTGAGCACATTACTCAAGCTGCTACCGGGGCAACTACTGGGGACTGGTTTATTATGTTGTAAGTTAACTTCTTCTAAATAGTTCTTATAAAGAATTTTCTTCACCTTTAGagatcatttttagggttccgtagtcaactaggaacccttatagcttcgccacgtctgtctgtctgtccgtctgtccgtccgccgataatctcagtaaccgtaagcactagaaagctgaaatttggtaccaatatgtatatcaatcacgccaacaaagtgcaaaaataaaaaaaaagacaaaaaaaaatgttttattagggtatcccccctacatgtaaagtgggggctgatatttttttaattccaaccccaacatgtgatatattgttggataggtatttaaaaatgaagaagggtttactaagatcgttttttgataatattaatagtttcggaaataatcgcttctaaaggaaaaaaaagtgcgtccccccctttaacttttgaaccctgtgttcaaaaaatatgaaaaaaatcacaatagtagaactttataaaaactttctaggaaaattgttttgaacttgataggttcagtagtttttgagaaaaatacggaaaactacggaaccctacactgagcgtggcccgacacgctcttggccattTTTATTATCAGAGGTTGGCCAGGGTGAGCAATTTTCCTTATAATTTGACATGCCTGATGTCATGGAAAGGGTTCCTAGTTATGGTTATTGTCTGACATATGGTCATAAGACGAACCAAGCAAGTGCATCAATAATTATATAAGGGTGCCTTGTAACTTATAAGCACAAAGGTTTAATCTCTAATATCCAATTATACATACAATTTTGTGTGTTGTTGCAATTTGTGgcacattaaaaaaattgttttgacttTGTGATATAGATTCTATACCATTCTAACCAATCTATACTATAGAATTTGCAGGTCTAGTCTTTATATTCTTTGTGAGGCATTCATGTTTAGGTAATCTATTGCTTACTAATGACTTTGAAATACTTAATACTTTAAAACTAATTTTCCAGCTATGGTGCATCATGCGTGGAATGCCAACGCCTGCACGCAGTGTGGGAAGGCGTGGGCGCAACTCTTCGCGGGCGAATCAACGTTGCGCGCATCGACGCCAATCTAGCCGGCCTTAACACTGCCAAGCGGTTCCAGGTCTCTAAGCTACCGGCGTTCTTATTGTAAGTTCATAGACAAGTTAGGGCCAGAGTACTCTGGCTACATATGCATAGTTGTAAAAATGTTCAAGCGTTGCACGCACACGTAATTTAACTAAGTGGTGTGCAGTTTCTCATTTTGCAATGTGCGCTTTTACATCAGGTTTACTGGTCTTTAGATATCACTTCAATAATGAATATgaggtaatagttatttatcaTAGAAGAGATATCAAATCGTAGCGACGAGGACAACAATAAGTATCTATGTGACGTTCTTAAAGTTTCTAACCATAAGGACGAAATTTGATCGTACTTTTACGATAATTATATGTTAGAACGTCTTCTGAGCGAAAATTCTTTACTTTTgctgaatgaatgaatgaatgaatgaaatatttatttggtatacaGGTCTTACATAATAAGGGTTTTTCTTTTCTTGTTTTGCAGACGGAAGAGATCAGTCTTTGCATGTCGCTCCTTTTTAATAAGGCTAAGAatgtaatttatatgaaataGAGCGCGGTACAGCTCCATATTTGCTGTCATACACAGCGGCGcaacttttaatttttagaCTTTTAATCCGTTCAACTATAGTTTTGAAGGatttaacaataaatatttgtttcagttTCCGCCTCGGTAAAGTTTATAGGTACAACATACCTAAAAACGACGTGAAATCGTTCGTCACATTTGCTCAAGATTGGTACAAAAACGCAAAGGCAGAGAGTGTGCCTCTTGTCGCATCACCATTGTAAGTATTaataactatattattatgtagtTTCTGTCCGCAAATTcgcttaaaataaatacagtttctaCGTCAATAGGCAATCTCCTACCCCCTTCAAAGGATGATGTTGCCTAGCTTTTTCCTGACACTAAATCTAAACATTTctgaattttgttttattttattgaattatttGCTTGACAACAGTGAAATTGTCTTATCACTGGTTAAATATTCGCTACATAAATATATGTGATATTGATAACAATGACAACTGTTTGTGCTAGTGGCGCCCCCACGttttttttggcattataaTCCCAATTCATTTATATTTTACAGTGACGAAATCGTGGATTGGTGCGTTGAGATGATCAAATTCGGCGTCGCCTTTGGTATAGAGTTGATTGAGAAGTACCCCTGGATCTGGCAAGTCGGACTAATCGGAGGGGCCGGCTTCGGTCTGGTGGCCATCACTGGCCTCATTGCGCTAGTCAAAGCTGGCCGGTCGAAACCAGCAAAGGAGACGAAAAAGGAGAAAAAGAGCAAATGAGACGTGGTACTGTTTGACCAGTGGTTTTTAACCTTTTTTAGCCAAGAACTATCCAAGTAAGTCAAATTGGTCTAAGTAAGGGGAGGGCGAAACATATCGTGACGATataatttttctaaaaaaaaagttgtaccTACTTTTCCTACCGAATACGGTTCTAAACAGATTCTCAAAAGTACATTACAAAGTAAATGTGGTGTACCTACTATTTATAACACTGACTTCTGGACTTCTTAATATGGACATGGTAAAGAGACAAAATGGTGCCAGCAAAGGCATCAGTAACACCCCTGTGCACGAATGCCAGCCGATCATGACAAATTGTAATGTAGCGTtctaccaggggcccatttttcaaagctgaaagttacaGGCGGAAGTTTCTTTCCAACtaaacttgtcatattagatattgactaccacttgtaaattgtaacttataactttgagaaatgggccccaggatGCAAGTCCCGTTGAAAAATTTCAATGtatgtgtaataataattttgaaaGTTAAACCGGTGTTGTGCATCAACACTATTTATGAATTTTGAGCCCTCTTTACTTTTGAGCCCTTTGTTTTATACATTGTTCAGGCTACTTAGTGCTTCCTAGGACCACTGGTTAAGAGCCACTGTAATGACTGACTCAGCATTTATTAACACAGTCTGACAACAATTGTGatcatttatatatgtatgtaatactGTGCGTTTACATTTGGTATGTACAAATATTTGTGTCTGTTTATATATCTAAGTAGATTTATGCAAGACTGTCAATGACAGATTATGTTATTTTTGATGGAGGGATAGCTTTTTGCGCTCGGTATTTGACTTTAAATACATATCTATAAGAATATaaggtattttttttcctttagcatTTTCTACTCCTGTTCAAAATATCACCTAATTGAAAGCTATAGGTTCAATATAGTGAATATATCTCCCCAGATAagcggcgaaagctggcgcgataccgctcaaacCGAGCaaaatggcgtgctcttgtgttggaggccaaaactcattttgggttatcgcgccaggcaagtaagtaagtaagataTAATGAAACTCCCCAGTGGGAACCTAAGCAAGGTGAGAATTGTAACATCGACAAAGGAGACGAAAATCGAAATGATAGATAACGTGATTAATTcgatataaatacttttttttttcctccGTCATGTCATGGCCTAATACTTCTCGCTAATTTAAGCAAGGTGAATTCTGCCAATGTCGATTTGAgggatataagtaggtacttaatactaCAGTTTTGAGTGGCGTTGTCTgtcaacaattttattatgttCTTGGGAGGTATATACCTGCTATACTTCGTTTTACTTAGCCTTAACAGAAAGGTAAAGGATTTGAAATGTCTTGTTTGGAGTCACTGTTATATGAAAGCAAAAAGTAAATGATCATTGATCTCATATGATTTGTAATACATATTTGCTATTTTCCAATAAGTAAACTTCACTTAACTTTTTTCTAACGctaaagaaacgaagtatagtaATTTATTAGCtactccattttttatttatttgagttTCCGTCCTAAgttatattatgtaatttaaaaatctaGATTATTCATGTTATGGTTATAGTAAACtgcattaaaatatatttttctacttctTTACAATCCAGAAACACCTATTTTTGATAGttgtgtttttattattagtatatTTTGAAATAGTTTCTTAATGTTAATGAGGCCTTTCTAAATTGGTTGTTAAACTAAGTTGCTAGTatttgtatggaatttttactttttttttatctatattatgttacaatttttttttgtacaataactaaatattaataataatttaaatattactgaaatatttatttggctaGGCaagagaaataaaactatgaataaaatattatgtgGCATTTATTTTGCGTataaaaaacatacattaaaGCAGTTGTCATTGAAACACCAATTAATGCAAACCTGGACAAACACAACACATCATCTAAAAATGTGTTTTGTAAAGTCACAAAATACCCATCCCTATTTATTTACCATGTACTGCTAATATGTACCAATTTATCCAACCATGGATACTAGATAAACATTAAGTTGTGCACCTAAAATATGTGCTCAAACCAAAATATGTACTGAACACCACACTAATAAATTGAGGATTAATTATACATTAAGTGTTGGTCAAACAAAATGAATTTCATAAAACAGTGCAGTGATTCTAgcaatacatatataaaagtTTTGTAAAATCCAGATTGTGTTAGATAGGAGAATTAAAAGTTTTGAAATGTAAGGTACAACAGCAAACATTTAAGACCTACCATGAACACTCAACTTTCTCTGTCTCTGTTAGT is part of the Leguminivora glycinivorella isolate SPB_JAAS2020 chromosome 3, LegGlyc_1.1, whole genome shotgun sequence genome and harbors:
- the LOC125242687 gene encoding thioredoxin domain-containing protein, encoding MLFKVTFFALFLSIINAQSEVLQTVSDDELLQLIKEREKLIVLFTKPDCDVCTKLNNNLEGLKEDFKKHLNADTVKVVNSHLARLYSPTKEPAIVFFRHGIPLLYSGEPDENEIYGFLEKNQSPAVKELNDKIFEHITQAATGATTGDWFIMFYGASCVECQRLHAVWEGVGATLRGRINVARIDANLAGLNTAKRFQVSKLPAFLFFRLGKVYRYNIPKNDVKSFVTFAQDWYKNAKAESVPLVASPFDEIVDWCVEMIKFGVAFGIELIEKYPWIWQVGLIGGAGFGLVAITGLIALVKAGRSKPAKETKKEKKSK